In one Bradyrhizobium sp. 4 genomic region, the following are encoded:
- a CDS encoding class I SAM-dependent methyltransferase, with amino-acid sequence MSEQKITHVTQEQVAADFDNVTGDYEEKINSALAFAGREHSFYIDIKREHILRLGREHFPDLTELDVLDLGCGLGAYHPGLEGKFRELHGIDVSAQSVELAAARHPFVHYSTFDGARLPYRDGQFSIVFTVCVMHHVPPPQWTEFVADMFRVTKAGGLVLVFEHNPYNPATQYIVRSCDIDKDAVLLRPGKLRQMFVDTGFAKVETKTIISVPPAGPFLSSLDSFLGHLPFGAQYYLSGVKPSS; translated from the coding sequence ATGAGCGAGCAGAAGATCACTCACGTGACGCAGGAACAGGTCGCGGCGGATTTTGACAACGTCACCGGCGACTACGAGGAAAAAATCAACTCGGCACTTGCCTTTGCCGGGCGTGAGCACTCATTCTACATCGACATCAAGCGCGAGCACATCTTGCGGCTCGGCAGAGAGCATTTTCCTGATCTGACAGAGCTGGATGTTCTGGACCTCGGCTGCGGGCTCGGCGCGTATCATCCCGGCCTCGAAGGAAAGTTCCGCGAACTGCACGGCATCGATGTATCGGCGCAGAGCGTCGAGCTTGCAGCGGCGCGGCATCCTTTCGTGCACTATTCGACCTTTGACGGAGCCCGGCTGCCTTATCGCGACGGGCAATTCTCCATCGTGTTCACCGTATGCGTCATGCATCATGTGCCGCCGCCGCAATGGACGGAGTTCGTCGCGGACATGTTCCGCGTGACAAAGGCTGGGGGGCTGGTGCTTGTGTTCGAGCACAATCCCTATAACCCGGCGACCCAGTACATTGTGAGGAGCTGCGACATCGACAAGGACGCGGTGTTGTTGCGGCCCGGGAAGCTGCGGCAAATGTTTGTGGACACGGGCTTTGCCAAGGTCGAAACGAAGACGATCATTTCAGTGCCGCCGGCCGGCCCGTTTCTCAGCAGCCTCGACTCGTTTTTGGGGCATCTTCCGTTCGGTGCCCAATATTACCTCAGCGGCGTGAAGCCGTCGTCCTGA
- a CDS encoding GtrA family protein yields MRQIDRETWKGRLVITDARTSETRAGGLFALVTSSSLRLSPRFGLTGATTALVYFVLTNAFVLSSVMTPVVSSVCAYVVSVAISYLMQSRFTFRVDGDSLDQVARFVVMSLVGLVVSWGVMALTVDLLHWPYLIGAIGVCVIIPVLNFFLTRGWVFGTRGRRERIVATGDSE; encoded by the coding sequence ATGCGACAGATTGATCGCGAGACTTGGAAGGGTCGGCTGGTGATAACCGATGCGCGCACCTCCGAAACGCGCGCTGGCGGCCTGTTTGCACTGGTGACTTCATCCTCCCTGCGCCTGAGCCCGCGCTTTGGCTTGACGGGCGCGACGACCGCGCTCGTGTACTTTGTGCTGACAAACGCGTTCGTGCTCTCGTCCGTGATGACTCCAGTCGTCTCATCGGTATGTGCGTACGTCGTATCGGTCGCCATCTCGTACCTGATGCAGAGTCGTTTCACCTTTCGGGTCGATGGCGATTCCCTTGATCAGGTTGCGCGCTTTGTGGTCATGTCCCTCGTGGGGCTCGTGGTTTCCTGGGGCGTGATGGCGCTGACAGTCGACCTGCTGCATTGGCCCTACCTGATCGGCGCGATCGGCGTTTGCGTGATCATTCCCGTGCTGAATTTCTTCCTGACGCGCGGCTGGGTTTTTGGCACCCGCGGCAGGCGCGAGCGTATAGTTGCGACTGGAGATTCGGAATGA
- a CDS encoding glycosyltransferase family 2 protein has protein sequence MAETTTGENAESADGKPESSSRPLISIIVPVFNEEDNVDRTYAELKRVTGELNDYQFEFLFTDNHSTDSTFKKLSSIAALDPAVRVARFARNFGFQQSVLTGYRLARGAAAIQIDADLQDPPSMFAAFLQKWREGFDVVVGVRRSRKESLLLRRGRRAYYRFMRRIGGPHLIPDGGDFRLIDRSVIERLRPIHEPHMYLRGLISSLARRQTGIPFDRAARLHNESKFRFGSLVRLAMDGIIAHSSLPLRLSFYIGLVIALAAVLLASFYLIVRLFSHQIVPPGFTTTQILILFGIGLNSLFLGVLGIYVGRIYDQVRMRPPTIISDLVNFNEQIDSVERNLLR, from the coding sequence ATGGCTGAAACGACGACAGGTGAAAACGCCGAATCCGCGGATGGGAAACCTGAGTCCTCGAGCAGGCCTCTCATTTCGATCATCGTCCCCGTGTTCAATGAAGAAGACAACGTCGACCGGACATATGCGGAGCTGAAGCGGGTTACGGGAGAGCTGAACGATTATCAGTTCGAGTTTTTGTTTACCGACAACCACTCCACCGATAGCACCTTCAAGAAGCTCTCCAGCATTGCCGCCCTCGATCCGGCCGTGCGGGTCGCCCGCTTTGCAAGAAACTTCGGTTTTCAGCAATCCGTTCTGACCGGGTATCGGCTGGCGCGCGGAGCGGCGGCAATCCAGATCGACGCTGATCTTCAAGACCCGCCGTCGATGTTCGCTGCCTTCCTGCAAAAATGGCGCGAAGGGTTTGACGTCGTGGTCGGCGTGCGGCGAAGCCGGAAAGAGAGCTTGCTCCTGCGGCGCGGCAGGCGGGCATATTACCGGTTCATGCGTCGGATTGGGGGGCCTCATCTCATTCCGGATGGCGGCGATTTTCGGCTGATCGACCGATCCGTGATTGAGCGGCTCCGTCCGATTCACGAGCCGCACATGTATCTGCGCGGTCTCATTTCCTCGCTCGCCAGACGCCAGACCGGCATTCCCTTCGACCGCGCCGCGCGGTTGCACAACGAAAGCAAGTTTCGATTTGGAAGCCTGGTGCGCCTTGCCATGGACGGCATCATCGCGCACTCAAGCCTGCCTTTGCGGTTGTCGTTTTATATTGGCCTGGTGATCGCACTGGCTGCCGTCTTGCTCGCGAGTTTTTATCTCATAGTCAGATTGTTTTCTCACCAGATTGTTCCGCCGGGATTTACGACTACACAAATTCTCATCCTGTTCGGAATAGGGTTGAATAGCCTTTTCCTCGGTGTGCTGGGTATCTATGTCGGGCGAATTTACGATCAGGTCCGCATGCGGCCGCCGACGATCATTTCCGATCTGGTCAATTTCAATGAGCAAATCGACAGCGTCGAACGGAATCTGCTCCGATGA
- a CDS encoding class I SAM-dependent methyltransferase, which yields MARTIKGCEVCGGSELKDVLDLGRHPLCDDLVPVGNPGIPETYPIDIVFCPTCKTAHQAYQVPKRTLFPSTYHYRARHTADVLNGMRQLMERCEKQVGSLKDLLVLDVGCNDGSLLSIFAERGARTVGVEPTGAAADAKQAGHTVYQDYFAPSLAEKIAASGGLPDIITFTNVFAHIEDLRSVLSAVGALMGPTTLLVIENHYLGSVLDRYQFDTFYHEHPRTYSLTSFRYIAKSLQARIEALEFPARYGGNIRVMMRRGDGEEQAAPELAKVDAVEGGFEQRLLDMAKRIPAWQTNKRAEIEAAVSRHGPLVGKAFPGRAAILVKLLDLDQSTLQAVYEKPGSMKIGHYIPGTRIPILSDDDFDKRPNRDVPLLNLAWHISGEIQGYMRKQGYGGQIIDLFSPEEFERA from the coding sequence ATGGCGCGTACAATTAAAGGCTGCGAGGTGTGCGGCGGGTCCGAACTCAAGGACGTGCTGGATCTTGGACGCCATCCGCTGTGCGACGATCTCGTGCCGGTCGGAAATCCGGGGATTCCTGAAACATATCCGATAGATATCGTCTTTTGTCCGACTTGTAAGACGGCTCACCAGGCGTATCAGGTTCCGAAACGCACGTTGTTTCCGAGTACGTACCACTACAGGGCACGGCACACCGCAGATGTGCTGAACGGAATGCGTCAGCTGATGGAGCGATGCGAAAAGCAGGTCGGTTCACTTAAAGATCTTTTGGTGCTCGACGTAGGGTGCAACGACGGCAGCCTGTTGTCGATCTTCGCGGAACGAGGCGCGAGAACCGTTGGCGTCGAGCCGACCGGCGCCGCCGCAGACGCGAAGCAGGCCGGTCACACGGTTTATCAGGACTACTTCGCGCCTTCGCTGGCTGAAAAAATTGCGGCGAGCGGTGGTCTGCCGGACATCATCACGTTCACCAATGTTTTCGCGCATATCGAGGATCTGCGGAGCGTTCTCTCCGCCGTCGGCGCGCTCATGGGGCCGACGACGCTGCTGGTCATCGAGAACCATTATCTCGGCTCCGTGCTCGATCGCTATCAATTCGATACGTTCTATCACGAGCATCCGCGCACCTATAGTCTGACATCCTTCCGGTACATCGCCAAATCGCTTCAGGCGCGGATCGAGGCACTGGAGTTCCCGGCACGCTATGGCGGCAACATCCGGGTCATGATGCGGCGAGGCGACGGTGAGGAGCAGGCTGCTCCCGAACTCGCCAAGGTGGACGCAGTGGAAGGCGGCTTCGAGCAGCGCCTGCTCGACATGGCGAAGCGGATACCTGCGTGGCAGACGAACAAGCGCGCCGAAATCGAAGCGGCCGTTTCTCGCCATGGTCCACTCGTCGGCAAGGCCTTTCCGGGCCGCGCCGCTATCCTAGTGAAGCTGCTCGATCTCGATCAGTCCACCCTGCAGGCGGTCTACGAGAAGCCGGGCTCGATGAAGATCGGGCACTACATCCCGGGCACCCGCATCCCGATTCTTTCCGACGATGATTTCGACAAGCGGCCGAATCGGGATGTGCCTCTTCTCAATCTGGCTTGGCACATCTCTGGTGAAATTCAGGGGTACATGCGCAAGCAGGGATATGGCGGTCAGATCATCGATCTATTTTCGCCAGAGGAGTTTGAGCGGGCCTAG
- a CDS encoding acyltransferase codes for MTIYRPEIDGLRAVAVLLVLGFHAFPEIVPAGFVGVDVFFVISGFLITGVILANDFSFAGFYARRARRLFPALLLVTTTALSFGWVFLTPSLFEALGKQVAAAALFLPNLLFWSEAGYFDLAASTKPLLHLWSLGVEEQFYLVWPVLMLEPAPEI; via the coding sequence ATGACGATATACCGTCCCGAAATCGATGGATTACGCGCGGTCGCCGTACTCCTGGTCCTTGGTTTTCATGCTTTTCCGGAAATTGTCCCCGCCGGTTTTGTCGGAGTTGACGTCTTCTTTGTCATTTCTGGATTCTTGATCACGGGCGTCATTCTGGCAAATGACTTTTCATTTGCGGGCTTTTACGCGCGCAGGGCGCGTCGTCTGTTTCCGGCGTTGCTGTTAGTAACCACGACCGCGCTGAGCTTCGGCTGGGTCTTTTTGACGCCCAGCCTTTTCGAAGCGCTCGGGAAACAAGTGGCCGCCGCAGCCTTATTCCTACCCAACTTGCTGTTCTGGTCTGAAGCTGGCTATTTCGATCTTGCCGCATCGACAAAGCCGCTGCTGCATCTCTGGTCGCTCGGGGTCGAAGAACAATTCTATCTGGTCTGGCCGGTATTGATGCTAGAGCCGGCTCCGGAAATCTGA
- a CDS encoding IS3 family transposase (programmed frameshift), with protein sequence MTRRARRNHTPAFKAKVALAAVKGDRTIAQLAEHFDVHPNQITAWKAQLEGGASGVFGPGGAAPAVPAIDVKSLHAKIGELTLENGFFRRSAHQGGIAERKAMIDREHDLSITRQAEVLKISRSSVYYLPRPVPPDDLATMRQLDRLHLEFPFAGSRMLRGLLAAEGCKVGRRHVKTLMRRMGIEALYRRPRTTKPEPGHKIYPYLLRGVEITRPNQVWAMDITYIPMARGFVYLAVVLDWATRRVLSWRLSITMEAAFCVETLEDALARHGRPEIFNTDQGSQFTGSAFTGALATNGIAISMDGKGAWRDNVFVERLWRSVKYEEVYLRAYDSVSDARASIGRYLDFYNSRRPHSSLDGGTPDQAYFNPLPIRMAA encoded by the exons ATGACGAGACGCGCACGCCGGAACCACACACCGGCTTTCAAGGCGAAGGTGGCGCTGGCCGCTGTCAAGGGCGACCGAACGATAGCTCAACTGGCCGAGCACTTTGACGTTCACCCCAATCAGATTACGGCATGGAAAGCCCAGCTGGAGGGTGGAGCTTCCGGAGTTTTTGGACCTGGCGGCGCCGCGCCCGCCGTGCCTGCGATCGACGTGAAGTCGCTGCACGCCAAGATCGGAGAACTGACGCTGGAGAACG GATTTTTTAGAAGGAGCGCTCACCAAGGCGGGATTGCTGAGCGCAAAGCGATGATCGACCGTGAGCACGATCTGTCGATCACCAGGCAGGCGGAAGTTTTGAAGATCAGCCGTAGCAGCGTCTATTATCTGCCGCGCCCAGTGCCGCCCGACGATCTCGCGACAATGCGACAGCTTGATCGGCTACATCTGGAGTTTCCTTTCGCCGGTTCGCGAATGTTGCGAGGCCTGCTGGCTGCCGAGGGGTGCAAGGTCGGCCGCCGGCATGTCAAAACGCTCATGCGGCGGATGGGGATAGAGGCGCTGTACCGTCGTCCGCGCACCACCAAACCTGAGCCCGGGCACAAGATCTATCCGTATCTGCTGCGCGGCGTGGAGATCACGCGCCCGAACCAGGTCTGGGCAATGGATATCACCTACATCCCGATGGCGCGCGGCTTCGTGTATCTCGCTGTCGTGCTGGACTGGGCGACCCGCCGGGTTCTGTCGTGGCGGCTCTCGATCACGATGGAGGCGGCGTTCTGCGTCGAGACACTGGAGGACGCTTTGGCGCGTCACGGCAGGCCTGAAATCTTCAACACGGATCAGGGCTCGCAGTTCACCGGCTCGGCCTTCACCGGCGCGCTCGCCACCAACGGCATCGCCATCAGCATGGACGGTAAAGGAGCTTGGCGGGACAACGTGTTCGTCGAGCGACTGTGGCGCAGCGTCAAATACGAGGAGGTTTACTTGCGGGCCTACGACAGCGTGTCCGATGCCCGCGCCTCGATCGGCCGATACCTCGACTTTTACAATAGCCGACGTCCTCACTCGAGCCTTGACGGCGGCACACCGGATCAAGCCTACTTCAACCCGCTGCCAATCCGCATGGCGGCCTAA